caaaaaaaactcaaattgcgccttccccaacgctttggtgaagatatctgctaactgaaccttcgtcgatacgtacgacggactgatgatcccttccttgattgcatctcgaatgaaatgacaatctgactcgatgggttttgtcctttcatggaacaccggattctgtgcTATATGCAACACAGACTGACTGTCGCAGTACATCCTCATGCCTTGGTCGTGTGTCACCCCCAAGTCGcgtagtagttgtttcaaccacttcaactcacacgTCAGAGCTACCATCGACcgatattctgcctcagcagacgaccgagaaacagtatgttgtttcttggtcttccaagaaactggcgacataccaagtgacacaaaccatccagtcGCCGACCGACGCGTCATTGGACACCCCGCCCAATCCGAATTgcaccacccctccaactgCAACGCACTATTCGACCGGagtagtataccttgacccggacacttcttcaagtatctcactactcgcaaagctgcttcccaatgtgcctcctttggtgCCTGCATAAATTGAGATAGGAAATGTACGGAGTAAGCGACGTCTGGTCGCGtgacagccaaataaaccagacgTCCGATCAGACGCCTATACTGCTCATCATCCGGCAAGTCTGGCCCGTCTGCCAATGCCAACTTATGATTTTGTTCCATAGGAAAGTCCACAGGCTTTGCTCCCAACAATCCAGCCTCTGAGATGATGTCgagggcatattttctctgacacacatagaacccttgactacgtcgtgccacctctaacccaagaaagtacttcagagccccgaggtctttcattttaaaGCACTCCCTCAAGTAtgccttaaaactctcaagtgcaaacttgttattgcctgcgataatcatgtcgtccacataaatgagcacacTCAGCTGCAACGTACCTTTAGACAGAGTAAAGAGCGAATAATCCGACAACGACTGTCGAAAGCCATAGTGCGTCTGTGCCGTcgacaacttctggaaccaacatctaggtgcttgtttcaacccatacaacgactttctcattcgacacacCTTGTCAGAGTTATTCTTCTGGAATCCaggaggaatcttcatatagatctcttcctcTAAGTCACCGTGTAAGAAAGAATTGTGTacgtccatctgatgcacgtcccactggttgacagctgcgacagctaggaaagttcgaactgtcgccatcttcgcgacgggagcaaatgtctcattatagtccaacccttcctcctgatgattcccTAGACATACCAATCGGGCCTTCAGTCTCAACAAATTCCCATCTTCATCacgcttctcagtatacacccatttactccccagtgctttcttcccttcTGGCAACTTTTCCAACGTCCATGTCCCCTGTTCCTCCAACGCGTCGATTTCAGCAGCCATTGCTTGACGCCATCCCTCATGCTGCATcgcttgtttaaaactcttaggaacttgcccttcttgcaatgctgctatatattgcctgtgctttgacgaaaaacgctcataattaacaaaatatgtgataggataaggagtacatGAGGGTGGTGACGCCGTAGGTGTTTTAtcggaagtactatatttttcccgtattgtatgtatcacacagtctttcagctttgtcgacggaaacttcgcacgcttcccccttcctaactccgtatcctccacacactgccttgtctcactctcaTCACTACCCGTCGTCTCATCTACACCTGAGACGACGTCTGATTCCACTCGACTAGGTGTATCAtgttgttcctccctcacaggAGACGACACCTCCTCTGTGGCACCTGCAGGTGACGACACTTCCTCATTGTCACCTGCAGGCGACACCTCCTGAGTACATCCAATCCCACTCTCATCCAAACCCCACTGGTCAAGCACCCCATCACCATCATGCATTGCAGGAAACATAGTCGACGTGTCTGCGAATGGAAATGTCCGTTCATGAAATTTTACATCCCTTGAGACAAAGAACTCGTGTGTCTCCAGGTCGTACAGTTGCCATCCCTTCCTGCCAAACGGGTAACCCAGAAACACACATTTGCGACCACGAGACGCAAACTTATCCCCTTTACTCCGGAGATTATACGCATAACACAGACACTCAAATACCCGGATAGACACATACGAtggtggttttccaaataacatCTCATAAGGGGTTTTATTGTCAAGGACCGGTGTAGGTGTACGATTGATCAAGTGACAAGCAGCCATaatacattccccccaaaattttataGGAATATCCCTTGAAACCGTAACGCTCTCCCAACATTTAAAATATGTTGGTGCTTCCTCTCGACTCTCCCATTCTTTTGAGATGTCCCAACACATGACGACTCAAACAGAATCCCatttttaaagaaataaccTGCAAACAATTAAACTCAGTACCATTGTCACTGCGAACAACTCTCGGGGATCGATTAAACTGACATTGAATcatggcaacaaaattaagaaacgacgattcaacttccattttattgcaaaataaataaatccacacaccCCTAGAATAATCATCCACAATGGTAAGAAAATAATTCGCCCCACTCGACGAGGGTGTTTTGTAAGGCCCCCATAAGTCAAGATGAACAAGGTCAAATGGGCGACTTGCACGACTATCACTATTTGGAAAACTCTCCCTACATTGTTTCGCCCGTGGGCATACATCACAAATGTTtttattcttcctaatcttatgactcacaggaggaagtaactgcaacactttttccgacggatgccccatacgttgatgccacaagtcgaccacacactccactgctagcacacgaacccttggagccccacggaaaaaatatagtccttcctgtcgatcacccacgccaatcaccatcctcgtcgagcggtcctgaagaacacacattttgttagtaaattgagcagcacaatgtaattcatcacttaattgagttacataaattaaattgcagttcaatttaggcacaaatagaACGTTATCGAGCACGAAACCATCCTCCAAGACCACCGAACCATATTGATTTGAATTGGCAGGTTGACCGTCTGGTAACACAACCTGTTGATTGCTTGATGTTTTGATATTTCTCAGAATTGAAATATCACCCGTCACATGACGCGAGGCCCCACTGTCAACAATCCATCgtaaatcaagattaccttgcAACTTGTTTGGTGGTCATGATAAGATGTCAACAATTTGCTGGACTTGCTCCTTCGTTACACCAACaagctcatgattggttgtcgtcAATGCTCCCTGCGATCCGCCTCCACTCGTCACAGTGGATGTCGCCCCTCCTGTGGTATTACTCACGGCATTGGCACGAGCGACACCACTGGTCGACGATGCAGCCCCACGAGCTCCTCTGCCTCCTCTAATCGACGTCCTgcctcctcgaccaggccctcttccacctcgtttcttctcatcccaccattcGGGAAAACCAATCGGCTGATAACAAGTTTCTTTCTCATGACCCTCACGATTGCAATGACCACAAAATCTGTCACTCGCATCTCCCGACCTCGACCGACCCTTAGTCTCGACCTTGAACGCCATGACACTCCCCGTACCTCTCGttgccttggcgcgcatggtctcggtattcataaccgtctgGTATGCCTCGTGGAGGCCTGGAAATGGCGATCTTGCTAACAGTTGTGCACGAATGGCTTCATAGTGATCGTCTAGGCCAAATAAGAAATAGTGCAGACGATCTTCATCATGAATGTCCCCCACCTGCTTCGCTATGTTGCACGTGCAACCCGCACATATACACCTTGGAACTCGTGCATACTGTACGTACTCCTTCCATACCTTCGACAAGCGGCCATAGTACTCCATGACGCCCTCAGACGTGCCCTGCTTGCAGCCACTCAGAGCCATCTTAATATGGCAAACCCTAGTGCCTGTCACGACGCAGTACCGCGTCCTCAAATGACTCCACAACTCATGAGCAATATCAAAGTCTTTCAGATTCGAACTCAAACTCTCGTCTATGGTGTTTGTGATCCAAAACACCACCATCGAATTGAccgcaatccaatgtttcatcttTGTCGCGTCCGTAACGGGTTCCTTCACAAAACCATCAAGAAatccaaatttgaattttgaaattatcGAGCGACGAACGGCTTTGGCCCATTCATCGTAGTTCGATGCTCCTATTAGTTTCACAGGGGTGATAACAATACCGGGGCCGTCGCCTGACCCGAGATAGTAGTCTAGGTCGACGCCGGCGACGATGACCTTTGGTGGTGCCTCCTCATCGGAACTCATGGTGATACTTAAGGAATTGTTAACTCCTAATCTCAATACTCAACAAGCGAAGAAATTCGCTGTTCTCAATACTCGGCTACACTCTCTCAAATTCTTGCGGAAAAAAAATCTAGGATTTTTAAcctaggctcatgataccatgtcaaatattgtgtaatctcgtatcattctcattaatcacacacgtatatacatagtacaactcagttacctaaaccctaggtacacattaggtaacataccatagttAGGGCTCtgcagaatattcacagaataatatctaataccttaacatatcttaacaaaTTGTTAAAAAAATCTTTCGACCACAGGTGATGAATAAAAGTACCATTAACTTTTGATTTTCCATTTAAATTTACATGAACAAACGGAGCTTTAAAGTGTAGATGtccgaaaaaaaaaataaggtgtaacttttctaaatttattttggcaAGTTTTGAAGGAAAATATTAATTGCGAGAAAAATAGCCTATGAATATTAAATTGCCACATTGAATTATTGAAGTTAATTGGCTCACAACGGGACCAAATGAAGTTATTAATACATGCGATGTTATGACGTGTTGCCAATAGCAAACTTATAAAATGAAGGATAAATTACGACATATCTTTAATAAAATGAAGGATAAATTTTCTAGCCTCTACAGTACTTTTAATTATCTGTAAATGAAAATTACAGAAGGTTGATAAGTAAACATTGACCTAGTTAATTGACCGAATTTGATCAAGGTGAGTTAAATTTGAACAAAAGGTTTTACGCGTACATAGGGCGTAAAATAaatcagcgcgtctcctgtgagaccagtcacaccatcaacttgatgatgtgacgagcgcgaaaccaatagcgtacctcccctaaaactatatataaaaaaaagtaacagatctaaactatagaagtaacatacctaaactaaaaaagtacctcctctaaaattatataaaaaaaagtaacatgtctaaactatagaattaacatacctaaactaaaaatgtacctcccgtaaaactattccgtataaaaaaaagtaacatgtctaaactatagaaataacatacctaaactaaaaaagtacctcatctaaaattataaaaaaaagtaacatgtctaaactatagaagtaacatacctaaactataaaaaatacctcctctaaaattattaaaaaaaaagtaacatgtctaaactatagaagtaacatacctaaactaagaaggtatctcccctaaaactactccgtataaaaaaagtaacatgtataaactatagaagtaacatacctaaactaaaaaaagtacttcgtctaaaattataaaaaaaaagtaacatgtctaaactatagaagtaacatacctaaactaagaagacatctcccctaaaactactccgtataaaaaaaagtaacatgtataaactatagaagtaacatacctaaactaaaaaagtacctcctctaaaattataaaaaaaagtaacatgtctaaactatagaagtaacatacctaaatttgcAAGTATGAACTGGTCTTACCATCAGTTGATgatgaggacagtctcatataagaatttgggaaaataaatttattgtacaccaagataacttttatctagttttttgtaatttttacctaattttttttgtaacttttaatatgttttgattaacttttatacggagtattaaattgatagataaatattttaaaggtttaaatgattaattttacacattattaatgatttgaaagaatatttattattattatcactaAAAACTATTTCggagtagataacttttacatatataaaagtaacttttatgcattttaagttAACTTTTATTTCGAtgcacaatatttattgtacagtGTACGCCGCTTATAGAtaaaaatttgtgaaatttgaAATATCATTTGATCATGATAATGTTATCTATTAATTAAGTGGCTTCAGATAAAACAAATAGGGGCGGGGAATTCAAACCTGAGACCTATTATACATAGACTGATGCATACATAAAAGAGTTAAATAATTCTACGGTAAAAAGAACTGAATAATGACATCCCTTTGCTCTTTGTTCCCCAACCTCCAATCCCATCCAAATAAATTAATATAGACTTTTGTCATATCATCGATGATGTACTATTAATCTATTATTGGTGTACGTTGATAATCCACTTAAACTAAGATAGAGTAAATGAAAAGCTACCGAGTTTCTTCTGCTCCAATTGTAAGACTCTTAAGATATTTACAACTAAATATTTGAACTAGTTCGATTGTGTGTGAGATATCTAATGAGATACGAGGCCTAACAACAAAACCTGTACTTCTAACATAATAATCCATAGAAATCTTCACTAATAACCCGAATACATGATGTATCGTTAAATATTAGGGTTCATTTATCCTAGACCTGATTTAAAGGCGGGGTGGGTAGAGTACGgggaaggccatgaccaaaacaatCGACTAATTATGTTGGACCGGGTCGGGTCAAACTTTAATTCTGGTTAATTTGTTGTGCCCAAATTCCGTAATTTTGGGCTAATAACGTGCGTTGTTCAATTTTTGGGTTGAGTCAATTTTATAACTAAATTTGTAGCTTTAAGTTgcccaaaatcaacccaaaaaataTGAAAATTGGGTTAGGATCGGAACGGGCCAGAAAAACAGGCTTAAAAGTtatgcccaaaacccgctaCTTTTCGACCGGGTTGGTCAAGGACTCAACTTAATCAGTCTAGTTAATCCTTAGTTTGAGTGAAGTTTTAACACGAATCTTACACTACAacaatttgtatcttttatgacaacctaataacgacgggttttcttttctttttgtatcTGAAAAGAACCTACTCCCGTTCCGTCGCAAAAGGGCTTTTGCGACGTGGATAACgacccaacaaagacgggaacaaccgtcgcaaatgtcttttacgacgggttaacgacggaattttctattaacgacggcccccttttatgacgggttcgatcgcgacggaaaatcccgttgttaatcaacaattatttgcctttagcgacgggatttcccgtcgttaatagtacaatttcttgtagtgttaatcCAGACTTTTGGGATATATTAAAAGACTATATCGAATATGAAGGTGAGTGAAAATCCAAGATTCGATTGTTGATGTTGAAGATCGTATGGGCATGTAACCACTTTTTTCTTCTATCATACCCTATCATTTCCCATCATTAGAAGTGTAGTGAGTCTAAGGATccgttctcttcaccttattattattacttattagaccaaaccaaaaaaatcaaaccaaatcagactagaaaaatcagatcagatcagatcagaaaccATATAAATCAGACCAGAACATGTGAATAAAAAAAGGCCTTAAAATGAGTCTCAGGATaatgaataaaataaagtgAGTCTTATGTAAGTTCGAACAAAGGTAAAGTAAACGTTACAAAAAAGCTAATATAGCAgagtttgagtttgaatttaaatttgaatttgaatttgaaagatAAATACAAGCTTAAACAAAAAACAACATTAGTCTATAAATTAAACAAGGGCCTCTTTGACCAAACTTCTATACAAAACATTTTCCCTGAGTAAACGTATTAACGTACTCTAACAAATGCCTAGGCAGTATCGGCAGTATAATCTAGGTGTGACAACCACGTATTTGTGGAAAATGACATTGCACCCAACCTTTTAATTAAACACTTTATTGTTTCACAATACTAGATTTTTTACTGTAGACCATAGACGTGTTATTTCAATCTACACTAGCTAGCTACAGTATAACATTCTGCTCTCTAACTATCGCCGGCCCTCCCTCGCCAAATATAGAATAAAGCTTATTATTGTCTCATATATGATGTATCAAGCTAATTAATTGTGAAATAATTATGCAAATTTGTGGACTAACAAGATGGAGAAAATAGTAATAGCATAAATAATCATACATAGTAGTATAGTACATGTAAAATTATCTACAAAATACATACGTTTCAATCCCTGTTACTCCGTATTTCATATGTATATATAATGAGAATAAAGTTATATCAGTTGATTATATTTCTTTGATTTTCATCAATATGCTAGGGATCAAATTTCGTGAAGGTCATTTAGGACTTAGAACATTGAAAGGATTCCTCTTATTTTCCCGAAAGCGTGCTCTTATATGAGCTTTCTctttgccataattcaccaaactcTAGTCAGTTAGCTAGAATAACCAATAAATGACTTTTTTTCCCCTCTTTTTCTAATTTATCTTCGATCTAAAGCTACAATAAGTTatactccaaaaaaaaaaagttgtactCCATATAAAAAAAGAATATCCATGATAACTGATAAAACATGGATAAACCCGAGAAaacatctatactaatatattaaaaggcgttgataAACTAGCCTATGTGCCACGTGGCACTCGCACTAATCTCATTTCAATGTACCATGTCGGCATGTCATACACAATTATTTAAAAATGATAAATATGTGTGGTAGAAGTCTTGAACCCGTGACATTCTAGttgtaaaccaaacaattaaccACTACTCCAAATCAAATTATATGTCATTTTTTTCataacaaaatataataaatgacaATTTAATAATACAGAGTGTTGAACTTATTTAAATTCTTTATACGTGTATCAACCCGGGGCATCACCCGGTCCCAAATACTATTTTATACAAGTAAATTCCGCGTTGTGATTAGAGACACGTAACATAATCAATTTCTTGCATAAACCAATAAGCTATAAAACGTACAAACAAAACATGGCCCCTTACCTAGTGAACAAACAATTAGAACAAAAAAGACCCACCACTTAAATACAATTAAGAAAACTCAtacaacaataataacaaaGCAGTAGTATGATTTAACAAGAAGACTGTTTCTCTTTGATTAGACCTAAAGTGATCATGATAAACGTATTTCGCGCCTAATCCGTGTAGtactttaaattgttttaatatCACAAACCCTAGAACACCTCCTCTATTTTAGCCAGCTAATTAGTTAGCACACCACCGtctttcaagtttcaacaaCTACCATGCAAAAAtcaaatctcaaaaaaaagtaaattcaaccctctttttttttccattttcttCATCCTTTACCAGGCCATCATCATTCATCAACTTAATATAGCTGGTCCATCGACCGCGATTTTCCCACGTTTTGGCCACTTATTTCCCTAACTATATAAACTACAACTCCCTTTCAATTTTGATCATATTACACCCTTTTTTTCTATATAAATCATTTTCAGTAGCTACTAACTTATGACAAAATCCAAAACCAGTCACTATTAATAGGTTGTCTACTGTCCTAGTACACTACATGGCTGACCAAACTGAATCATCCAACGTAAACAAACTACTTTTTCAGCAACCATCTTCACTCCCACAATTGCCACTCCAAACTCACCCTTATCAACAATCGCCCCTTCCACCACCGCCGCCACCACCTCTTGCAGTAGCTGCAGGGCCGTCGTCAATGTCGTCGGCCTTGCCGATTGGATCTCCTACCGGAAAACACCCGTTATACCGGGGGATACGTCCTCGGGGAGGAAAGTGGGTTTCGGAAATCCGACAACCGAGGAAGACAACCCGGATATGGCTCGGAACTTTTCCTACACCCGAAATGGCGGCAGCTGCCTACGATGCGGCGGCTCTCGCTCTTAAAGGAAGCGAGGCCGTGTTGAACTTTCCTGAAGATGTTCTTAAGTACCCAGTCCCGGCTTCCGCCTCTCCGGCGGATGTCAGAAAAGTGGCTGCTGCAGCCGCCGCCATGAAGCAGGATAAAGAGACGAGAAGTGCTGATGAATCGGGATTGGAAAAGGGAGGAAATGAAGGGGTGGAAGAAGAATTCATAGACATTGAAGCATTCTTCAATATGCCTAATTTGCTTGTGGACATGGCTGGGGCAATGATGGTTAGCCCACCTCGGATGAGCTCCACCTATGATCGTGACTTGCCTGAAGATCATTATGATATTGGTGGAAGTGGGAGCTTGTGGAACTATGATTAATGGCTTATTGGGAACTTAATAGTCTATTTTTGACTATTTAAAGAAATTTCATTGTAAGTCGCAGAGTAGCCTTAATTATTTACAACATTTTCCCAGTAAGATCACTTAATTTGTTTGCTTCATGTTTTTCTTTTAAACTCAAtatggagttttttttttattatagatTTTTACGGTTTTACCCTATGCAGTGATAGTAAAATGGTAAGGGAGATGAGTATAGTGTGGCATAATATACTATACCTCTTATTCATTGGGTCCTCTAACTACTCCGTATCTATCCATctacaaatttaaaatttatttctcTTTTCAACCTaataaaaccttcattttttCGGAGAGTATAAGAGGATTGCAGTGATATCACTAAGATAATAACGGTCATGTCGTGTATAGAGAAGGATAAATATATTGTAGATGGTTGGGATTTTGTGCCCAATTTGTGGTTGTCCATGGACGTACATTTTTTTAACAAATAATGCCAATAGTAATGGGcataatttccatttccggattAACAATAAAGCCATAGAAAGGGTAGATAACAAATCGACAAAACCCCTCCAAAATTGgctttattttttgaaatataaTAATAAGATGCCTTACTACATTATGAGATGGACCAATTAGAATACCACACGCTCAAGTTACAAAGAAAAAGAGATAAGAAAAAGCTTAGCGTTAAAAGttgtatttcaattaattaagaagattaaggagtaaaaaggaaattctaatcctaccttattaataaattaaattaatccttCTTCTTTAGGGGAAATAATTAGTTTCCTTCCATTTAGGGAATAGTTTTTTGTTGGTCAAAAAAGGCTAGGGCTTTTGTATATGAATAGATTTGTTCCAAAAGAGTAAGCATACAAGATATTCTCAAATAACTCCGCCGAAAAATCTAACACCTACACGGATATATCATTTGGCATTTGAGAAAAGTTAGCAAAAGTGGCCAACATGAGTGTGGCCGGCAGGCCGGGTGAACAATATATAGTGGATATTATACACGTGGGTGAATTGTAGACGAAATAATATATACAAACGCACAAAAACTCAGCTTTTATACCACTCCTATCTGTATACTTTACACCCACACTCGTATCGTAAACATTTATTCCgtaatcacaaattcttatttacaatgggcgtacaataaatattatacatcggagtaaaagttaactcaaaatgtttaaaaattaagcttatatatgtaaaagctatctatttttcagtgataaattttttcattttagtaaaacttatttcttcaaaatcactaataaagtaataatgtataaaattaaccctttaaaatatttatctatcaaattttttttactaatatactacgtaaaagttaatcaaaagtaggttaaagttacaaaaaaaaaagggttaaagttatcttggtgaacaataaatttattgtacaccttgtgcgcgcaaaaCCTTTTGCTCCGTAATTgcgtatttatttattaatgttTATAATTTGTGGTAAGAAGGgacattttagtctttttaaCAGGGAACACAAAAGGTTATTTAAATTAGCAACCTCTATGAGTACGTTgttttatagaatagagatgtaTAGCTACATACT
This Spinacia oleracea cultivar Varoflay chromosome 6, BTI_SOV_V1, whole genome shotgun sequence DNA region includes the following protein-coding sequences:
- the LOC110784319 gene encoding ethylene-responsive transcription factor ERF027; protein product: MADQTESSNVNKLLFQQPSSLPQLPLQTHPYQQSPLPPPPPPPLAVAAGPSSMSSALPIGSPTGKHPLYRGIRPRGGKWVSEIRQPRKTTRIWLGTFPTPEMAAAAYDAAALALKGSEAVLNFPEDVLKYPVPASASPADVRKVAAAAAAMKQDKETRSADESGLEKGGNEGVEEEFIDIEAFFNMPNLLVDMAGAMMVSPPRMSSTYDRDLPEDHYDIGGSGSLWNYD